A single genomic interval of Nostoc commune NIES-4072 harbors:
- a CDS encoding four helix bundle protein produces the protein MRCANPEIVRSADSTCVNIAEGRGRYNDQDNRRFVKIARGSLYETISWLRLAYARQLLTNEHVSRFKPILDELLPKLNAYFKSLTSPPTRSRRILN, from the coding sequence TTGAGATGCGCTAACCCTGAAATTGTTCGGTCTGCTGATAGTACTTGTGTAAACATTGCAGAAGGTAGAGGTAGGTACAATGACCAAGACAATCGACGTTTTGTCAAGATTGCGAGAGGGTCTCTATATGAAACTATCAGCTGGTTGAGGTTAGCCTACGCCAGACAGTTATTGACAAATGAACATGTAAGCAGATTTAAACCAATTCTTGATGAACTATTACCCAAGCTCAATGCTTATTTCAAATCCTTGACATCTCCTCCGACTAGAAGTCGGAGGATTCTAAACTGA
- a CDS encoding four helix bundle protein, protein MRRPDFEDLEVYQLAEKLANEIWRIVKSWDNFTKDTIGKQIVRRVSASNFVALDTDKKLKTLSEYQFFIQNRTNCRK, encoded by the coding sequence GTGAGAAGACCTGATTTTGAGGATTTAGAAGTTTATCAACTTGCTGAAAAGCTAGCTAATGAGATTTGGCGTATTGTTAAATCATGGGACAATTTCACTAAAGATACAATAGGCAAGCAAATTGTTCGCAGGGTAAGCGCATCTAATTTTGTAGCTCTTGATACAGACAAAAAGCTTAAAACTCTATCTGAATATCAGTTTTTCATTCAAAATAGGACAAATTGTCGTAAATGA